Part of the Sorghum bicolor cultivar BTx623 chromosome 1, Sorghum_bicolor_NCBIv3, whole genome shotgun sequence genome, TTAGTCTAAGTGAAACCATCTTAAGATTGACTAAGTTTATATAAAACATTATCAACATTTATGCCTCGAAATAGATGTACTATGAAAAACATATTTCATGactaatctaataatacttattcggtatgataaatattttaagTTTTATATACATTTGGTTAAATTTGAAATAGTTTGACTTAATTAGCACTGTGCTAGAGTTACATTCTTTTGAAGACATCGGTAGCAATTTATCCTAATTTCTTGCAAATGATACAATGCTGCATTCCTTAAAGGTGCgattttttttccaaattttgCAGAACTGAGCTGAGAGCCTAATGGTCCTTTCCCCTACAGTGGTCTTCCAGATGAAACCATGATTTCATTACAAAGTTTTTCGGATCAATCAGATATAAGGATACCCTGTATAGGCAAAGCTACAGCAAAACAATGTTATAGCAGATTCTGCCTATGGAAAATATGGCAGAAAATTAAGATGGCCTCTGCTTCCATATGATAATGGTAAGGTTCATGATGGTCATGAACGTAATATCTTACACTACTAATAATCACAACACATTCAAGAATGGAAAAAGTCAAACTCACCAGATAGCAAGGGCTTCGAGTAATGTTGCATTTGGTCATGACAGACCCAAAGATGGGGATGCTAGAACATACACCTTGGACTCTGTTTTCTACCTTCATCCTTTGCATTTGTGTGAGATGTGTACTAGGTGAAAAGATGTACTTAGTGGCAGATGATATTTCTTGATCGTCCTCTGAGGAAGAAATATCTGCACACCCTGTTTCTGTGCACATATAAAAAGAGTAAGCAGGATGTAGGAATTAACCATAACTGCACATGAGTTATACAAAGTTACACATAATAGTATTAGTTTATATGTTATTACCAGATGCATTGAGGTCACAGGTTGATGAACTTATATTGATCTTGGTGCATTGGTTTGAGTCCTTCATTTTGTTTACAGTTGGCTCTTCACTTCCTGGTGATTGCATTGGCTTGTGGTCAGTATCAAAGTCGCTTGAATTGTCAATAAGATCTTTGTGCCTTCGCGGGACATGATCGCAAATGTTCTCAGAAACATTTGAGGATTCTTTTACGCAGCAACTTGGATCGAAGATTAAAACCTCAAACTGAAAGTTTCCATTGTATCTGAATACGAGGAAGTCACACAGCCGTATATCATGAGTGCTGACAAATGCCTCCCAACCTGCTTCGAGGACTAACTTATCCGGATATCTGGTAACCACAACCGTGCAAGAGCATCCATTACATGCTTTCAGTTTTATCTTTCCTGGGATCTTGTCCCCAAAACGCCGTGCAAATTTGTTTGGTATGGTCTGCAAaaataggggggggggggggggggggtaaacTCATAGTGTCAGGAAATTGTAAAGTGCAACTACCATGCAAAGGATTATTGCTTTGCAGCTTTTAAGAACGTGGATTATTGCTTTGCAGCTTTTAAGAACGTTTTGTCAGAATTGACTGCTGCACCTACAAGTAAAGGagcagagcatctccaagggttttgcatttgaggtttgcatCTGAGTAATTTGCTAAAAAGCTCtaaaagaggtatccaacggttttgcatttggagtttgcaatttgggtaacttggcaaatgaggaagtaaacttggcaaaaatgccaagttgtggacgactttgcaaatccgatcgcgcgagcaaagtcacgcACGAGAAAAGCGCGCGCGTTTggagaccttctatttttatcctttgccaagtctAAATGCCAATTCTCTTGGAGATgatctatttttatcctttgcattttgttatgggagtttgcaaatagcaacaaatgccaagtcaatttgccaaagcctttggagatgctGAACAAAGCATAAACGCTGAATCTTAATCTCAGGCATGCCAAATTGGGAGCAACGCAACTGGCTAGAGGAATAAATAAAAATCACTTCATGTAATCTTTTTATTACAACGTGGCAGTTAAATTTGAGAGTGGCTTACCATTCGACTCTGAAAATCACCCGACATAACCTTGAAGAAATAGTTACGTCCATCATCCATATCACAGAAGTCCCACTCTCTgctcatgtatatatatggtccAGATTCACCTAGCAGTGGATGAAATACTGAAATGtgattataaaaatacaatagcACAGGTATGTTTTTGGTACGGTAAGGGCCTATGATTCCTAAAATAGAGGGACAGACAAAACTCAGGAGCAGAGTGTCCTAGCAACTCGCATCATACTATGAAATATTGTAACATATAAAAGAATGATCTTTATAGgtcaaaagaaaacaaagggaGAGAAAACCACAGTGTAATTTTCCTCAGAGATCCAACTTCTTGTTAGAAATACACTGAAAATTTCTACAGTATGAAAGAAGCCACTTGATACTAATTTTCGAGGGATTTCTAGACCTCGATCCTTTCCTGCAAGGGACTGCCTAGGAAATTTTTTTTCCAACTGATTTCAGATCCTATGAATCCTCAAAACTTTTTCCACCACATCAAAACAGGCCTAAAACAAGATGATCATAGCAGTACAAAGGCTAGTAATAGAACCGCAAAAGTCGCGCGAACAATCTCACCTGTAGGGCTGTGACTGAGCGCTCCGCCTCCGCGGCCCCGCTCGCGCGAGAGACCCCAACTGACGACAGCGAAgagaggaggcggcggccgcGCGCTCTGTCCCGTCTGAAGCAAGCAACCGCGCGCTCTGTCCCGTCTCTGCCTGGTGACCAAGGAACAGGCAAATGGAGCGAACAGGCAATGCGTTCACCAATGGCTATtccctaggtcttgtttagttcaccccaaaatccaaaaacttttcaagattccctatcatatcgaatcttgcgacgcaTGCATAAAcactaaatgtagataaaaataaaaactaattacacagtttatctgtaaaatcgcgagatgaatcttttgagcctagccactctatgattggacaatgtttgtcaaataaaaacgaaagtgctacagttccgaaaaccaaaaagttttcggaactaaacaaggccctagatgcACATCTCGTTCCCaaagagtcaaacttttttaaatgcACGTCTCGTTTTCTAAcgagtcaaacttgtttaaggcttgtttagttcttattcaaaacctaaaatttttcaagacttcctgtcatatcgaatttttggacatatgtatggagctttaaatataaataaaaaataaaactaattacacagtttgcccgaAATTTGCgaggcgaatcttttaagcctagttagtttataattggacaatatttatcacatacaaacgaaagtgccagtgtccattttccaaaaaaaaattggaactttcgcaaaattttctggattttgataccgtagcactttcatttttatatgACAAACATCGTCCaatctaactaggcttaaaagattcatctcgcgatttacatatgaactgtgcaattagtttttgttttcatatatatttaatgcactatgcatgtgccgcaaagattcaatgtgatgaggaatcttgaaaatttttagaaactaaacaaggcctaagtttgatcaaatatatataAAGATACACTAGCATTTATCATATCTAATATATATTATTGGATTAAGTCCACTTTTAACCCCTCAACTATTGGCCGAGTTTAATTTTAGCCCTCAACAACAAAACCGTCTGTTTTCACCCTCAAATCACTTTTAGCACCCGGAGTGAGAACAGGGCGGTTTTGAGCCACTTTGAgcggtttttcctttttcttttctatggttAAACCTGTGAATTTCATAGTGAATTGTTTGAGCATGAtaaattcatcaaattttttGGGTAGCCTTGTCATGATGTTTTCTATGCAGAAAAAAAACGTGAAACTATGAAAGTAAATATTTTTAGATGCTAAAAAAttagctcttttaattaataaatacatgtTCTATGATTTTTTAGGATAATATATAAGATTAAGTCCACTTTTAGCCCCTCAACTATTGGCCGAGTTTAATTTTAGCCCTCAACTACAAAACCGTCTGTTTTTCACCCTCAACTATTAAAACCGGTCACTTTTAGCACTCGGAGAGAGGACAGGGCGGTTTTGAGCCACTTTGAgcggtttttccttttttttctatgGTTAAACCTGTGAATTTCATAGTGAATTGTTTGAGCATGGtaaattcatcaaattttttGGTAGCCTTGTCATGATGTTCTCTATATagaaaaaatgtgaaactatgAAAGTAAGTATTTTTTAGATGCTAAAAAATTAGctattttaattaataaatacatgttctatgatttttgtaggataatatatatatatcctatgaTCATGAAACTTTTTTTGTAACTGTTTTCTACTGAGATAGACCTTCACAAGATTAATTTAATGATGTTTGCTTATGTCCCTAATTTATATGTAATTAATAAAGCATATAAATTAGGGATATAAACAAACATCATTAAATTAATCTCAAattttttgtgaatgtctatctTAGTATAAAACAGTTatgcaaaaagtttcatgatcataggatatattatcctacaaaaatcatagaacatgtatttattaattaaaagagctaattttttagcatccaaaaaatacttactttcatagtttcacattttttctACATAGAGAACATCATGACAAGGCTACCCAAAAAATTTAATGAATTTATCATGCTCAAACAATTCACTATGAAATTCACAGGTTTAaccataaaaaagaaaaaaaggaaaaaccgcTCAAAGTGGCTCAAAACCGCCATATGCTCATTCCGGGTGCTAAAAGTGACCGGTTTTGATAGTTGAGGGTGAAAAACAGACGGTTTTGTAGTTGAGGGCTAAAATTAAACTCGGCCAATAGTTGAGGAGCTAAAAGTGGACTTAATCCTAATATATATATCCTAtgatcatgaaactttttgtgtAACTGTTTTATACTGAGATAGACCTTCACAAGATTAATTTAATGATATTTGCTTATGTCCCTAATTTATATGTAATTAATAAAGCATATAAATTAGGGATATAAGCAAACATCATTAAATCAATCTCAAACTTTTTGTGAAGGTCTATCTTAGTATAAAACAGTTatgcaaaaagtttcatgatcatacgatatatatattatcctacaaaaatcatagaatatgtatttattaattaaaagagctaattttttagcatccaaaaaaatacttactttcatagtttcacatttttttctgcatagagaacatcatgacaaggctacccaaaaaatttgatgaatttaCCATGCTCAAATAATTCACTATGAAATTCACAGGTTTaaccatagaaaagaaaaaggaaa contains:
- the LOC8062500 gene encoding putative B3 domain-containing protein Os03g0621600; protein product: MSREWDFCDMDDGRNYFFKVMSGDFQSRMTIPNKFARRFGDKIPGKIKLKACNGCSCTVVVTRYPDKLVLEAGWEAFVSTHDIRLCDFLVFRYNGNFQFEVLIFDPSCCVKESSNVSENICDHVPRRHKDLIDNSSDFDTDHKPMQSPGSEEPTVNKMKDSNQCTKINISSSTCDLNASETGCADISSSEDDQEISSATKYIFSPSTHLTQMQRMKVENRVQGVCSSIPIFGSVMTKCNITRSPCYLSFYRKYAHQYLPSENQILRLQRHGKVTTS